The Desulfobacterales bacterium genome includes a region encoding these proteins:
- a CDS encoding DUF5654 family protein, with protein sequence MAFSADVIDKLAALITAAFGLVAALAWNTAIQAIFLEIFGTQSSIPAMLGYAGFVTIIAVAFTIWIGYVSNKTKDKVAKSKKE encoded by the coding sequence ATGGCATTTTCTGCTGATGTTATTGATAAGCTTGCTGCGCTGATCACAGCTGCTTTTGGACTGGTTGCGGCTCTTGCATGGAACACTGCGATCCAAGCGATTTTTCTGGAAATTTTCGGTACTCAAAGCAGTATTCCGGCAATGCTCGGCTATGCTGGTTTTGTGACGATCATTGCGGTCGCCTTTACGATCTGGATCGGATATGTTTCGAACAAGACGAAGGACAAGGTTGCAAAGTCAAAAAAAGAGTGA